The following are from one region of the Etheostoma spectabile isolate EspeVRDwgs_2016 chromosome 2, UIUC_Espe_1.0, whole genome shotgun sequence genome:
- the exoc1l gene encoding exocyst complex component 1-like has translation MSSLLREEMQRVLFRPDKQRLIEFIEIEEPTHGRHFICVSVSKSKVVQLSIVRCQISQTSLKAGSKRSHTKRSSIQECYRRTEVWSLKDLTLVDGRDPDVDDPCFLLHFDKVRTVTAVSCSAKYTFVRALVALSDKHCPMSLNLRNFDWAYIKPTSFYSNRGDCVVLSQICFYAFNLVCLSMCPVPLDA, from the exons ATGTCGTCTCTTCTGAGGGAGGAGATGCAGAGAGTTTTATTCCGACCTGATAAACAGAGATTGATTGAGTTTATTGAGATTGAAGAGCCGACGCACGGAAGACATTTTATCTGTGTCTCAG TTTCAAAAAGCAAAGTGGTGCAGTTATCAATAGTCCGATGTCAGATATCTCAGACGTCCCTAAAGGCTGGATCCAAGAGGTCCCACACCAAACGCTCCAGCATACAGGAGTGCTACAGGAGGACGGAGGTCTGGTCCCTGAAAGACCTGACTCTTGTTGACGGACGGGACCCTGATGTG GATGACCCGTGTTTCCTGCTGCACTTTGACAAGGTGCGTACAGTGACGGCCGTCAGCTGCTCGGCCAAATACACATTTGTGCGTGCCCTGGTTGCTCTCAGCGACAAGCACTGCCCGATGTCACTGAACCTGCGGAACTTTGACTGGGCCTACATCAAGCCCACCTCCTTTTACTCTAATAGAGGAGATTGTGTTGTTCTTTCACAGATATGCTTCTATGCATTCAACTTGGTATGTCTGTCCATGTGTCCCGTGCCTCTGGATGCATAA
- the smc2 gene encoding structural maintenance of chromosomes protein 2, which yields MYIKSIIIEGFKSYAQRTEINCFDPLFNAITGLNGSGKSNILDSICFLLGISNLSHVRASNLQDLVYKNGQGGITKATVSITFDNSNKSQSPLGFETHDEITVTRQVVIGGRNKYLINGVNANNTRVQDLFCSVGLNVNNPHFLIMQGRITKVLNMKPPEILAMIEEAAGTRMYECKKISAQKTIEKKEAKLKEIQTILNEEITPTMHKLQEERSSYLEYQKLMREIQHLSRLYVAWLFVCAEETKLKSADNLKVMQNNITKMQASMAENESKVQELSAQIQELQKKKDQEVSGVLKSLEETLADVQRVDAKAQSALDLKKQNVKDETKKRGELVKSMEEDKKMLVVKEKEVSKLTEQLQALQEEGQKDSIALQTAEQHFRAVSAGLSTNEDGEEATLAGQMMTCKNDMSKADTEAKQAQMTLKHAQAELKTKQAEVKKMDSGYKKDQDTLQAVRSSREKLQAELAKLNYEDGKEENLLDKRRQLSREVAKLKETYERLMSRFPNLRFDYKDPERGWDRSKVKGLLANLITIRDVSYATGLEVVAGGRLYNIIVDTEVTGKKLLEKGELQRRYTIIPLNKISAKTLNDRVVNTAKRLVGEDNVHTALSLVGYESDLRKAMEYVFGSTLVCDTLDNAKKVAFDKQVMTKTVTLGGDIFDPQGTLTGGARSQSASILSSLQELKEVRDNLNDKEAQLQDTERQLASLKGTAEKYRQLKQQSELKVEEEQILQAKLQQSSFHQQQEELERLRKAIEESEETLRVTKEVQKRAEEKFKVLENKMKNAEAEREKELKAAQQKLNAAKAKADTFNKKLKQKQQESEAVALELEELRREQAGYEQQIQAVDEATRAIQEQIDSMACTVSQNKEAVRKAQEELARQKEVIMAQDKELKGKTTEANKIREQNNEVQLKIKELEHNISKHRKDSQEAADKVSRMLEEHDWIQSERQFFGKPNTSYDFKTNNPREAGQRLKKLEETTTKLERNVNKRAMNMLNEAEERYNDLMKKKRIVENDKAKILQTIEELDQKKNEALNVAWQKVNKDFGSIFSTLLPGATAKLAPPQGGGVLEGLEFKVALGNTWKENLTELSGGQRSLVALSLILAMLLFKPAPIYILDEVDAALDLSHTQNIGQMLRTHFRHSQFVVVSLKDGMFTNANVLFKTKFVDGMSTVTRTALSQI from the exons ATGTACATCAAGTCTATTATTATTGAAGGATTCAAATCTTACGCACAGAGGACGGAGATCAACTGCTTTGACCCGCTGTTTAACGCCATCACAGGACTTAACGGCAGTGGCAAGTCCAATATTTTGGATTCGATATGTTTCCTTTTGGGAATTTCCAACCTCAGCCAT GTGCGAGCCTCCAACCTCCAGGACTTGGTTTACAAAAACGGACAGGGTGGTATCACCAAGGCCACTGTGTCTATTACCTTTGACAACTCCAATAAAAGCCAGAGTCCTCTGGGTTTTGAAACCCACGATGAGATCACCGTCACCAGACAG gtggtAATTGGTGGCAGGAACAAGTACCTAATCAACGGAGTCAATGCAAACAACACCAGGGTGCAGGACTTGTTCTGCTCTGTTGGCCTCAACGTCAACAACCCGCATTTCCTCATCATGCAG gggaggatcaccaaagttctGAACATGAAGCCACCTGAG atCCTTGCCATGATTGAGGAGGCAGCGGGAACCAGGATGTATGAGTGTAAAAAGATTAGCGCTCAGAAAACCATTGAGAAAAAGGAGGCCAAGCTGAAGGAGATTCAGACA ATTTTGAACGAGGAAATTACTCCAACTATGCATAAACTCCAAGAG GAACGATCGTCATACTTGGAGTACCAGAAGCTGATGCGTGAGATCCAGCACCTGTCACGGCTGTACGTGGcctggctgtttgtgtgtgcagaggaAACCAAGCTGAAGTCAGCAGATAACCTGAAGGTGATGCAGAATAACATCACCAAGATGCAAGCAAGCATGGCCGAGAATGAGAGCAAAGTCCAGGAGCTGTCAGCCCAGATTCAGGAgctgcagaagaaaaaagaccAG GAGGTGAGTGGAGTATTAAAATCTCTGGAGGAGACTCTTGCTGATGTGCAACGTGTCGACGCCAAAGCTCAGAGTGCGCTTGACCTGAAAAAACAGAATGTCAAAGATGAAACCAAGAAGAGGGGGGAGCTTGTCAAGAGCATGGAGGAG GACAAGAAAATGCTTGTGGTAAAAGAAAAGGAGGTTTCTAAGTTGACAGAGCAGCTTCAGGCTCTACAGGAGGAGGGACAGAAGGACAGCATAGCTCTCCAGACAGCTGAGCAGCATTTTAGGGCTGTGTCAGCAGGCCTTTCTACCAATGAGGACGGAGAGGAGGCCACACTAGCTGGGCAGATGATGACCTGCAAGAATGACATGAGCAAGGCAGATACTGAAGCCAAGCAG GCCCAAATGACCCTGAAGCATGCCCAGGCTGAGCTGAAGACCAAACAGGCAGAGGTGAAAAAGATGGACAGTGGCTACAAGAAGGACCAGGACACCCTGCAGGCTGTCAGAAGCAGCAGAGAGAAACTACAGGCTGAGCTAGCTAAACTCAACTATGAAG ATGGGAAGGAGGAGAATCTGCTGGACAAAAGAAGGCAGCTGTCCAGAGAGGTCGCTAAACTTAAAGAGACCTATGAGCGTCTTATGTCGCGCTTCCCCAACTTGCGATTTGACTACAA gGACCCAGAGCGAGGATGGGACCGTAGCAAAGTAAAGGGGCTGCTAGCCAACCTGATAACAATCCGTGACGTCTCGTATGCAACAGGACTGGAGGTTGTTGCAGGAGGACGGCTCTATAACATTATAGTTGACACAGAG gtgACTGGTAAAAAGCTGTTGGAGAAGGGAGAGCTGCAGCGGAGGTACACCATCATCCCACTGAACAAGATCTCTGCCAAGACACTCAATGACAGAGTGGTGAACACTGCCAAGCGCTTG GTTGGAGAGGACAACGTCCACACTGCTCTGTCCCTGGTAGGCTATGAATCGGACCTGCGTAAGGCCATGGAGTACGTCTTTGGCTCCACACTGGTGTGTGACACCCTGGATAACGCCAAAAAAGTGGCTTTTGATAAGCAGGTGATGACCAAGACTGTCACTCTTGGGGGGGACATCTTCGACCCACAGGGAACTCTGACCGGAG GCGCTCGCTCCCAGTCAGCATCCATCTTGTCCAGCCTACAGGAACTGAAGGAAGTTCGGGACAACTTGAATGACAAGGAGGCCCAGCTTCAGGATACTGAAAGACAACTGGCCAGCCTTAAAGGAACTGCAGAGAA GTACCGTCAGCTGAAGCAGCAGTCAGAGCTGAAGGTAGAAGAGGAGCAGATTCTGCAGGCCAAGCTGCAGCAGAGCTCTTTCCACcagcagcaggaggagctggagaggCTGCGCAAGGCCATCG AGGAGAGTGAGGAGACTTTGCGTGTCACCAAGGAGGTGCAAAAACGGGCAGAAGAAAAGTTCAAGGTGTTGGAGAACAAGATGAAGAatgcagaggcagagagagagaaagagctaaAGGCCGCGCAGCAGAAACTCAATGCAGCCAAGGCCAAAGCAGACACCTTCAATAAGAAGCTGAAGCAGAAGCAGCAG GAGTCTGAGGCCGTGGCCCTGGAGCTGGAGGAGCTCCGGAGGGAGCAGGCGGGTTATGAGCAGCAGATTCAGGCTGTAGATGAAGCCACAAGGGCCATCCAGGAGCAGATAGACAGCATGGCTTGCACTGTGTCACAGAACAAG GAGGCAGTACGTAAAGCCCAGGAGGAGCTGGCCAGACAGAAGGAAGTGATCATGGCTCAGGACAAAGAGCTCAAG gGTAAGACCACAGAGGCCAATAAAATAAGGGAGCAGAACAACGAAGTTCAGCTGAAGATCAAGGAACTGGAACACAACATTAGTAAGCACCGCAAAGACAGCCAGGAAGCTGCCGACAAG GTGTCTCGGATGCTGGAGGAACATGATTGGATCCAGTCGGAACGTCAGTTCTTTGGCAAGCCCAACACATCGTATGACTTCAAGACCAACAACCCCCGCGAGGCTGGTCAGCGGCTGAAGAAGCTGGAGGAGACCACCACCAAGTTGGAGAGAAACGTCAACAAGAGAGCCATGAACATGCTGAACGAGGCAGAGGAAAGG TACAATGActtgatgaagaagaagaggattGTGGAGAACGACAAAGCCAAAATCTTGCAGACTATAGAGGAGCTGGACCAGAAGAAGAATGAGGCTCTTAATGTGGCGTGGCAGAAG GTAAACAAGGACTTTGGTTCTATTTTCTCCactctgctgccaggggccaccGCTAAGTTGGCTCCTCCCCAGGGCGGCGGTGTCTTGGAAGGGCTTGAGTTCAAGGTGGCCTTGGGCAATACCTGGAAGGagaacctcactgagctcagcGGTGGACAAAG ATCACTGGTGGCCTTGTCGCTCATCCTGGCCATGCTGCTGTTCAAACCAGCTCCCATCTACATCTTAGACGAGGTGGACGCTGCCCTGGATCTCTCGCACACACAGAACATTGGACAGATGTTGCGCACACATTTCAGACACTCCCAG TTTGTGGTGGTGTCCCTAAAGGACGGCATGTTCACCAACGCCAATGTCCTCTTCAAGACAAAGTTTGTCGACGGCATGTCCACAGTTACACGGACTGCGCTCAGCCAGATTTAA